In Polaribacter sp. L3A8, a genomic segment contains:
- a CDS encoding DUF420 domain-containing protein has translation MSNLAQEKKYKKIITGLSVVIPLAVAALFAVNLRKLGFNVEPLSFLPPIYASINGLTAVVLIAAVIAIKKGNKKLHEQLNTFAIGCSLVFLLLYIGYHMTSDSTKFAGEGVIKYVYYFILLTHIVLSIVVIPFVLTTFMRAKLGNFPQHKKIAKITFPLWLYVAITGVVVYLMISPYYV, from the coding sequence ATGAGTAATTTAGCGCAAGAGAAAAAGTACAAGAAAATTATTACAGGGTTATCAGTTGTAATTCCTTTAGCAGTTGCAGCTTTGTTTGCTGTTAATTTAAGAAAACTAGGTTTTAATGTAGAACCTTTAAGTTTTTTACCGCCAATTTATGCTTCTATTAATGGTTTAACGGCAGTTGTTTTAATAGCAGCAGTTATTGCAATTAAAAAGGGTAATAAAAAACTGCATGAACAGTTAAATACCTTTGCTATTGGTTGTTCTTTGGTTTTCTTATTGTTGTATATAGGGTATCATATGACATCAGACTCTACGAAGTTTGCTGGAGAAGGAGTAATTAAATATGTTTATTATTTTATTTTACTTACTCATATTGTTTTATCAATAGTTGTAATTCCTTTTGTTTTAACAACATTTATGAGAGCAAAATTGGGTAACTTTCCACAACATAAAAAAATTGCCAAAATTACATTTCCTTTATGGTTATATGTTGCTATTACAGGCGTTGTTGTCTATTTAATGATATCTCCTTATTATGTATAA
- a CDS encoding TolC family protein — protein sequence MKTKLILFVTLLTTVVTFSQKKWTLKECVDQALEKNISIQQNKLNLEIAKTDLKSSKGNFLPTLSANTGGSLSAGSNFDPVTNNRSASTTFFGGNVGLNAGITVFNGFRNLNLYKQAELGIETSKLDLAKIENDVSLFVVNGYLNVLFAKENLEVAKVQAEISKKQISAAKDRFEAGTIAKGELLNFKSTAANDLQSVISQENALDLALLNLAQLLQIPVNNFDVALLNVGSPSADLLYKNSSSVYDKSLTKMPEIKRAKLAIENADLGIAISKGSYMPTVTSSVFANSNYRYIIKPTGIPTGDFFDQLDGNLGYGVGFNVSVPIFNGFKTDANVKRSKINKEIFETRLESEKLNLKQTIEQAFLDVKSSLKAFEAAKISLEAQKEAFKNAQERYNYGVMTLFDFDLVRTRLVNAEGAMIRSKYDYVFKTKVLQFYSGELILE from the coding sequence TTGAAAACTAAACTTATCCTATTTGTAACTCTTTTAACTACAGTGGTTACTTTTTCTCAAAAAAAATGGACACTTAAAGAATGTGTAGATCAGGCTTTAGAAAAAAATATTTCTATTCAACAAAATAAGTTAAACCTAGAAATTGCAAAAACAGATTTAAAGAGTTCTAAAGGGAATTTTTTACCTACCCTTAGTGCCAATACAGGAGGTAGCCTTTCTGCTGGTTCTAACTTTGATCCTGTAACCAATAACAGGTCTGCAAGCACAACTTTTTTTGGAGGTAACGTTGGTTTAAATGCTGGCATAACTGTTTTTAATGGATTTAGAAACCTAAATTTATATAAGCAAGCAGAGTTAGGTATTGAAACCAGTAAATTAGATTTAGCAAAAATAGAGAACGATGTTTCTTTGTTTGTAGTTAATGGTTATTTAAACGTTTTATTCGCAAAAGAAAATTTAGAAGTTGCAAAGGTTCAGGCAGAAATAAGTAAAAAACAAATTAGTGCTGCTAAGGATAGATTTGAAGCAGGAACAATTGCAAAAGGTGAATTGTTAAATTTTAAGTCTACAGCGGCAAATGATTTACAAAGTGTAATTTCTCAAGAGAATGCATTAGATCTTGCTCTGTTAAACTTAGCGCAATTGTTACAGATTCCTGTTAATAATTTTGATGTTGCTTTGTTAAATGTTGGTTCTCCATCAGCAGATTTGTTATATAAAAATTCATCATCTGTTTATGATAAATCTTTAACAAAAATGCCAGAAATTAAAAGAGCTAAATTGGCAATAGAAAATGCAGATTTGGGTATTGCAATTAGTAAAGGTAGTTATATGCCAACAGTTACTAGTTCTGTTTTTGCAAATTCTAATTATAGATATATTATAAAACCAACGGGTATTCCTACTGGTGATTTTTTCGATCAATTAGATGGTAATTTAGGTTACGGAGTTGGTTTTAATGTGAGTGTTCCTATTTTTAATGGTTTTAAAACGGATGCTAATGTTAAAAGATCTAAAATTAATAAAGAGATTTTTGAAACGAGATTAGAAAGTGAGAAATTAAATTTAAAGCAAACCATAGAACAAGCTTTTTTAGATGTAAAATCTTCTTTAAAAGCATTCGAAGCAGCTAAAATTTCTTTGGAAGCACAAAAGGAAGCTTTTAAAAACGCACAGGAAAGATATAATTATGGTGTAATGACTTTGTTTGATTTTGATTTGGTTAGAACACGTTTGGTAAATGCAGAAGGAGCAATGATTCGTTCTAAATACGATTATGTTTTTAAAACAAAAGTGTTGCAATTTTATTCTGGAGAACTTATTTTAGAATAA
- the tsaB gene encoding tRNA (adenosine(37)-N6)-threonylcarbamoyltransferase complex dimerization subunit type 1 TsaB, producing MAIILNIETATKNCSVSIAKNGEVIAIKELNNGNYSHAEVLHPFILDVLKEVHLTSTEIDAVAVSKGPGSYTGLRIGVSAAKGLCFAFDKPLISIKTLESLAHAISIDQGIIVSMLDARRMEVYAAVFNHNYEQIRDIKAEIIDENSFSDYLDAGKVYFLGDGAHKCKEVIAHKNAVFVNDKFPSAKEMAQLSYDKYKKNDIEDVAYFEPFYLKDFVVIPEKKKKPTF from the coding sequence TTGGCAATTATACTTAACATAGAAACCGCAACCAAAAACTGCTCTGTAAGCATTGCAAAAAATGGAGAAGTTATAGCAATAAAAGAATTAAATAATGGTAATTATTCTCATGCAGAAGTTTTACATCCTTTTATTTTAGACGTACTAAAAGAAGTTCATTTAACTTCTACAGAAATAGACGCTGTAGCGGTAAGTAAAGGTCCGGGTTCTTATACAGGATTAAGGATTGGTGTTTCTGCCGCAAAAGGTCTTTGTTTTGCTTTTGATAAGCCTTTAATATCTATTAAAACCTTAGAATCTTTAGCGCATGCTATTTCTATTGATCAAGGAATTATAGTGTCTATGTTAGATGCAAGGAGAATGGAGGTATATGCGGCTGTTTTTAACCATAATTACGAACAAATAAGAGATATTAAAGCAGAAATAATTGACGAAAACTCCTTTTCTGATTATTTAGATGCAGGTAAAGTTTATTTTTTAGGTGATGGTGCTCATAAATGTAAAGAAGTAATTGCCCATAAAAATGCTGTTTTTGTGAATGATAAGTTTCCTTCTGCTAAAGAAATGGCGCAATTGTCTTATGATAAATACAAAAAAAACGACATCGAAGATGTCGCTTATTTTGAACCTTTTTATTTAAAAGATTTTGTTGTAATTCCAGAAAAGAAAAAGAAACCTACTTTTTAA
- a CDS encoding mechanosensitive ion channel family protein — MDKYLEYLKGLVIEFTPKILVALAILVIGLIVIKLIVKASRKVMNKGGIDVTLQKFLGNLVGWGLKILLIIAVISKLGVETTSFAAILAAAGLAVGLALQGSLANFAGGVLIMIFKPFKLGDLVEAQGEIGVVKEIEIFTTKLTGLSNKEIIIPNGTLSNGNIVNYTTEGTRRVDLVIGVSYDADIKQTKEVLMKVLTSHPKVLKDPAPGVTVSELADSSVNFAVRPWCKTEDYWAVYFEVTESVKLALDEAGIEIPYPHQVNVKK, encoded by the coding sequence ATGGATAAATATCTTGAATATTTAAAAGGATTAGTAATTGAATTTACTCCCAAAATATTAGTTGCATTGGCAATTCTAGTTATTGGCTTAATAGTAATAAAACTAATTGTTAAGGCGTCTAGAAAAGTAATGAACAAAGGAGGTATAGATGTTACACTTCAAAAATTTTTAGGAAACTTAGTTGGTTGGGGCCTAAAAATATTATTAATAATAGCTGTTATCTCTAAACTTGGGGTAGAAACAACTTCTTTTGCCGCTATTTTAGCTGCAGCAGGTTTAGCTGTTGGTTTAGCATTACAAGGATCTTTGGCTAACTTTGCAGGTGGTGTTTTAATTATGATTTTTAAACCTTTTAAACTTGGAGATTTAGTGGAAGCACAAGGTGAAATTGGTGTTGTAAAAGAAATTGAAATTTTTACAACAAAACTTACGGGTTTATCTAACAAAGAAATCATCATACCAAATGGTACTTTATCAAACGGAAATATTGTTAACTATACAACAGAAGGTACAAGACGTGTAGATTTAGTAATTGGCGTTTCTTATGATGCAGACATTAAGCAAACTAAAGAGGTTTTAATGAAAGTATTAACTTCTCATCCAAAAGTTTTAAAAGATCCTGCTCCAGGAGTTACTGTTTCTGAATTAGCAGATAGTTCTGTTAATTTTGCTGTAAGACCTTGGTGTAAAACTGAAGATTATTGGGCAGTATATTTTGAAGTTACAGAAAGCGTAAAATTAGCTCTTGATGAAGCTGGAATTGAAATTCCTTATCCACATCAAGTGAATGTTAAAAAGTAG